The window tttaaaatttatctttaatcatattatatcatgtaaatacTTTACTTGATATATTCTACACACATGCTAAACAACAAGAACTTTCAAAATACAAACCAATTTTtgtaagagtaatattaaatacaatcgtgaattatgtaaatttattttgaaaaagagtgaaatttatcattaaaaattaatttttttatataaatttatattcacTAACTTTTTGCAAAAAGAATACATGGCATTACATGtaagaataatgctattgaGCAGTGGCAGATACAGTCCTTATTTGTGGACTGTAATGTAAGTCTagacaattttatctttaaaattttttaaaattataaaactatccctcttaaaatgatatttttttctcatttaataaaatgctGCACATACAGTTCTCAAATAGgaactgcaaatagaatttatcAATGCGTATTATATCTCCTCAATTTGCTccttcatgtatttaattttttttgaaatattaatttttttttaaatagtggactattagtatagttatatttatatatataatattttttttcaaaaaaaatttaaatatatttaaaaatatttaaaaaaaaaaaggatttagaGTGGGGCACATCCGTCAGAATAGCACCACTCTTACGCAAATATGTTCTCTTTGTAATTAACAAAACTTTTTCACGTCCACCTACCTTGTATATAGTCATTCCCGCCGCTTATAAAAGACAGTGAACTCCAGCGATTAGTTTCACAGATTTGAATATAGTAATTAAGTTTTACGTTTCTGCCGGTTTCATTTGCTTTCTGCTGTCTCTCTGTGTTTAAGTACGCTCGCTGATCACTGACAAGCAAGGCGGATTACCAGAATTATGAGCCAAGTGGATGTCTTGGATTATTGCGTTTACAGAGACCCCAATGCAGCAGTGGAGGCTCGCATCAAAGATCTGCTCTCTCGAATGACATTGGAAGAGAAGGTCGGCCAGATGACGATGATTGAGCGCCGTGTCGCCACCCACGACGCCATTAAAGACCTTTCCATTGGTACGGACctctatatctctctctctcatcccgtGTCTAGAAGTTGCTTACTGTTACGTGTATGTGCCCTtctgtgcatgttttgtttctgcagtTTTGCTGACATTTTGTGGACTATTTTCTGTAGGAGGCATGATGAGTGCTGCTGGGAGTGGACCCTTCGGGAAAGTGAAAACAAAGTCGTCGGATTGGGCCGATATGGTTGACAGGTTTCAGAAGTCGGCGCTTGATTCACGGCTAGGGATACCTTTAATATATGGGATTGATGCGATTCATGGTAACAATAGTATCTATGGTGCCACCATATTTCCTCATAATATTGGCCTTGGAGCTACAAGGTTAGTTGACTCTGTCCCGGGTTTCTTACATAATTAGCCTATTAGGCACTTCTGGGCAGAACTAGAACAGGAAACAAAGAAAGATtgtgaaaaaaaaggaaaaaaaccttaaaaagtTTGCTATATCCCTTGATTTTCTGTTCTGTAGCTATCCAAAGAAAATCAAAGTCATATCTGGACCTATACCCCAAAATACTAGTAAATGTTACAACTGCAACCTCTTGGAATCGTTATAAATTTCAGGAACTTATCCCTTCCAATCTATATGGGATTCTATCCACCACCCTTTcatattaaatatgaatattacaGTTGATGGAAGACTGTTGGAAGAAAGATGGAAAATGGCATGCAGTTTGAAATCTCAATTTACTAATAAATAGGTCAATGGTCAGAGTACTCCATAACCAGTACTTTAATTTCTCATAGGACCATCTTATCAGCCACCAGCTTAGTTTATGCTTTAGCCTTTGAAAGGTAGGGATAAAAACCATTTCTGGGGAAGTTAAAGGACAAAGAACTATAACAGCTAACCCTTATGCATTTCTCCGCTCTTGTTAAAATCTCAAAGCAGCCAAATGGAAGGTATTTGGCCCTTTTGCTTCAGGACCACTTATATTGTAAAACTTATGATAGGGATGCAGATTTGGCTCGAAAGATTGGGGAAGCAACGGCACTTGAAGTTAGAGCTAGCGGCATTAACTATACTTTTGCTCCTTGTGTGGCTGTAAGTAGTACTGTAAATGTGACCTTTTGCTGGGCCATTATTTGTTTTAAGTGGTTGGTGCTTGCAATTTGGCAGTAGGCTTATAGTTGTAAGAAGTTATCAGTTCTTTATGCTTTTCAATATCTGTGGAGAATATTGACTATGTCTCTCTTCAAATGTTGCTGCCATTTCAATGAGTTAGGGATCTCTTGTAGTGTAAAGAACtaacaaactaatttaaatgttaagaaGCTCGACATGTAAATCATGAACAAGTGATATTAAGCTAGCTAGCGTTATGTCTGAGGTGTTATTCTTCTATCTTCTTTCACTTGTTTGTCTTCTAAACACTCTTTTGTGGACAAGAAATAGTCAGGAAAACTGATTTACATAAGTTTTGATAGGTTTCAAGGGATCCCAGATGGGGGAGGTGCTATGAAAGTTACAGTGAAGACGCTGGAATTGTTAGAAAGATGACTTCCATTGTCACAGGCCTGCAGGGCCAGCCGCCCCCGAAACACCCAAAGGGCTACCCTTTTGTGGCTGGGAGGTAGCGAAAAGTTGTTGATATTCTATTTGCATTTATTTAATGACTATACTTATATCTTTAATCAAATTTACTCCTTAGCTAGTTCATTCCACATTCATCATCAATTTAAATACGTTTGTTAATGTCTGAGAAAAACATATGGCGactggggaaaaaaaaaatctaacggATTCTaaaaatcacgtcagtttgtgggtttattttgtgtaatatcTTTACGTCAGAAGCAGCAGTTCTCATCATATATTATgcatctaaaatttttttatcccGTTTTCATATATTTCGATTCTTAAATAGTTACATAACTAACTCAACTCTTCATACTTTCAAGCTTTGTAATACTCATAATAATGCAAAGAAACCCTGATTGTCAATTCCTCTGTTAGCAGCCGTCCGATTGACTCTTTCTCATAATCCCACTTTTGTTTCCAGAAACAATGTTATTGCTTGTGCAAAGCATTTTGTAGGGGATGGGGGTACGGAAGGAGGAATAAATGAGGGGAATACTATATTATCATACGAGGAATTAGAAAGGATACATATGGCACCTTATCTGGACTGTATTTCTCGGGGAGTTTCCACTATTATGGCATCCTATTCTAGCTGGAATGGGCGTAAACTGCATGCAGACCATTTTCTCTTGACAGAAATCTTGAAAGATAAGCTCGGTTTTAAGGTAAAAGTCTTGATATTACTTGTataactcatatttattttgttggggTTCTGAGATTATAGTTTCTGCACATCTAGATAAATCTTGGGAAAATATTCTGCTGCAGGGTGTTGTAATTTCTGACTGGAGAGGACTTGACAGACTTAGCGAACCTCGTGGCTCAAACTATCGTTACTGTATTTCCTCTGCTATTAATGCTGGAATAGACATGGTATAGATTCATTGAACTCCAATTCCAAAATCTATAACAAagtttcttcatttatttatatcttcTTTGCCTGACTGAGAAAAGATGCAGGTGATGGTGCCTTACAGATACGAACTGTTTGTGGAGGATTTGACATTTCTGGTTGAATCAGGGGAGATACAAATGGCAAGGATCGATGATGCTGTTGAACGGATACTTAGAGTGAAGTTTGCTGCCAGTCTTTTTGAATTTCCTTTCGCGAATAGATCTGTGCTTGATACAGTTGGATGCAAGGTGACTTTTGAAACATTTAGCAAATGGTGGTGCTGACATTTTTGGCATCTGCACGATCTTCGGAAGATGCAAAAACTTTCCCTTTATTCGTTAAGCTGAATCAGTCCTCTCTCCCTATATTAACGTGAAAACGCATTagaaactctaattatttaaaagatatcAAATGCTTTCAGTTAGCAACTAACCATACCATCAAACTTGACTGATTTAGTACTTAAAAACTGAGATAAAAGTTTGGCAATCGAAATTTTCTGCAGCTGCACAGAGATTTAGCACGTGAAGCAGTCCGCAAGTCTTTGgttcttttgaaaaatggaaaggaTCCGAAGAACCCTTTTCTTCCATTGGATAGAAATGCGAAAAGAATTCTTGTTGCTGGGACACATGCAGATGATCTTGGATATCAGTGTGGTGGGTGGACAGCTGATTGGAAAGGAAGCAGCGGCAACATTGCAATTGGTATGTAATTATGTTGTTAATGTTAAAAGTATTAAGCAATACGTTGACTTTCACCATAAGAGTGAAAACATATTTAGCTTTGTAAGACTGATTTGTTTCTTTAGAATCACTGTGATACTCACTAACTATATCAGTTATGATGGGAAATATTTTCCAATCTTTGGTTATCCCTGGGTTTTGTATGGCATGTATGGCAACACAGACAGTCAACGAGTCTCCTTAAATGAGGTTGTCCATACCTAGTTTGAATGGTTCAGAGGAGGAGAGCTGCTTGGCGTCTCCAATGTTGGGGTTGGTTGATTGATCATTTTAAGTCGAAGCATGGTGAATCTATTCCATCACTACAAACGGCAGCTAACATGGAGAATCTATCCGCAACTGCAGCATCATAATTACTTTGTATTGGTTCCTTGGTGGGCTCAGCCTAGTGTGCACAGCTTGACAGCTTGTGCAGGGGAAGTTGCCTGCATGCCAACCGAAGTTTTCTGCTTGTTTTCCTCATCTGGTAGTGGATGACTGTTTTTTTAAGCTGCAGGTCAGCCACAAAGTAATCCATGAGAGTCAGTCCTTAGGATCTGGTGGGGGGGCATTTCTTGGATTGGACCAAAAACtgaagatattttttggattgaaaaataaaattagaaaataatgaaTGGTCACAAaactttaaacttcaaaattattttaagtttaaacAATTAAGTTATAAAACTCATCATGTGGCTCAACAGGAGCGAAAGTTCTGTTTcgaagaaaattatatatgttatagatGTGTTGGAAGCACGATGGCGATGAACTCATGATGTCAATTCATTTTAGGCACAACTATCTTGGATGCAATTAAAGAAGCAGTTGGAAATGAAACAGAAGTAGTTTATGAGCAATATCCATCGGCAGACACCTTAGCACATCGGGATTTCTCTTATGCAATTGTAGCTGTTGGGGAAGAACCCTATGCAGAGATACTTGGTGACAATTCGGAGCTTGTAATCCCTTTTGATGGAGCTGACTTATTAAGTTCAGTTGCTGGCTGTATCCCCACATTGGCAATTCTGGTATCTGGAAGACCCTTAGTTCTTGAGCCATGGCTTTTGGAGAAGACAGATGCTCTGATTGCTGCTTGGTTGCCTGGAAGTGAAGGAGGAGGAATTGCAGATGTTGTCTTTGGGGATCATGACTTTGAGGGCAGGCTGCCAGTGACATGGTTTAAAAGGGTCGAGCAGCTGCCCTTGCATGCTGAAATGAACGCATGTGACCCTCTATTCTCACTAGGCTTTGGGTTGACATGCAACAAGGAGAAATCTCCAAACTGATAAAgttggttcatatatatatatatatagtttatctGAGTCACTTAAAGCAGAAGCAGTGCTGCAGTTGGCTCTTGAATAGATTTTTCCACTGGTATGACAATAATGTTGTATGTACTCTTTTCTGTATTTCCATTGGCTTCTAGTTCTAGTTATTGCCCTGTGAACAGCATATTAAGGCAGCAGACGTGTGTGCCTCCAAAGACTCTTTTAGAATAAGTTGAGAATACATCTGAAGAATTTCCTTGTAATAAACTAGCCTAGCCAGGTGTCAAATGATGTATGGTAATACTCTGCAAAATCTGTTACGGAAAGGTCTATATATACTGACCATGGATTTATTGTAATGTGTGTGGAAAACAGATTCTGTGAAATGAAAAGAGAATTCTCTTGAGGAAGTTCATCTAGAACTTTATTCAAACACTTTCTGTGCAAATTCATTTAGCTTGTTTTAGCATGGTATCAAAGAGCCAAAACGAACTCACGTCCTAATTTTCTTtactctttctcaaattttttttttttttttttctctccttcatTACTCATGTCTTCCTCAAACAAAACTCTCAATCCTCTCACCAATGCATCTAATTACATCAACATCAAGCTTACAATTGATAACTTTCTTTTATGGAAAGCTCAAATTGTTCCTTACCTTGAAGGGCATCAACTTTTTCGATATGTTGATGGTTCCTTCCCTCGGCCTCCTGCTCTGCTTGATGATAAATCCAATCCGGCTCATCTTCAGTGGCATTTACAGGATAAATTGATAGTGTCCACCATAAATTCGTCTTTGTCTGATTCGGTCTTGGCACAAGTTTTGGACTGTTCTACCTCCTGTGAGGTTTGGACGACGTTACAAAATCTGTTTGCTGCCAAGTCTTCAGCACATCTCATCCATACCAAGTATCAGCTAGCTACTCTAAAGAAAGGTGCCGAGTCTATCACAGATTGTTACAATAAAGCAAGGTCTCTTGCTTCCACTTTAAGTGCTGCTGGTCATCCTCTAGATGATTCTGAACTTGCGATTTATCTTCTAGCAGGACTGGGTACTGACTATGAAAGTCTAGTCACCTCCTTGACCACTCGCCCAGATGCTTTATCTCCCCACCAGCTCTTTAGCTATCTTTTGAACCATGAGTCTAGGGTCTCCCATCAAACTCAGTCTCTGCTTTCTGGCACCACCATAGCTGCTCATAATACCACTAAAATTCAAAGTCCCAATAATTATTGGCGAGGTCGTGGGAACAATTTCCATGGGGGACGAGGATGCGGTCGTGGTTTTGGCAGGGGAATCCTTCCTGCTCCACGCCCACCGCAACAAACACCTCAATATTTCTCACCACGTTCTGACTCTCATCCTATGTGTCAGGTTTGTAACAAACCAGGACATGTGGCCGCTGCTTGTTATCATAGATATGACCACTCCTATCCGACTCCCCCTCCTGCTACCTTTGCTGCTAATTATTCTGCTCTTACCGCATCTCCTTCTTCTTCGCATACATGGTTCCCGGACACCGCAGCAACACATCATTTTACTGCTGATATTAATAATCTTAATGTGGATTCAAGTGTTTATCAGGGATCAGATCAAGTAAGCATTGGAGATGGCTCTAGTATTCCCATCCAGAATGTTGGCTCCGCTCATTTCAGTTCAAACACTGGCAATTTTCTTCTCACAAATCTTCTACATGTTCCTTCTATCTCTCGCAATCTTCTTTCTGTACGGCAATTTTGTCATGACAACAATGTAATTTTTGAGTTTcattcatctttttttcttgtgaaggatgcATGTACCCAGGAAACACTACTTCAGGGGCCCGTTGAAGATGGATTATATGTGTTCCATGCGGCTGCAGtgccctcttctccctcaccgAAAGTTTTCTCTGCAGTTCGAACTTCTGCTCAACTTTGGCACTCCAGGTTGGGTCATCCTTCGTCTCGTACCACTTCCTTGATTCTTCAACGGTTTAGTCTACCTCTCACCACCAGCATCGCTCTGACTCCATGTTCGGCATGCTCCTCTTCAAAAGCTCATGCTCTTCCTCATCCTGCCTCACCCACACGTTCcacttttccttttcaattaatGTTCATGGATGTATGGGGTCCTGCCTCAGTTTTATCTACTAAAGGGACTCGTTACTTCTTGTCCATTGTTGATGATTATTCCAAGTTCATCTGGTGTTTTCCTATGCAATTAAAATCTAATGTTACTGCTATCATTTTAGCATTTCTAAACTACGTCACTACgcaattttcttccaaaattctTTCGGTTCAGACAGATGGGGGGAGTGAGTTTCGACCCCTTCATCCTGTCTTTTTCAAAATGGGCATTCATCATCGACTCACATGCCCCTAttcccatcaacaaaatggtaGTGTCGAAAGACGTCATCGTCACATTGTTGAAACAGGCTtgtctcttctttctcatgccATGGTCCCTCATATCCATTGGGCTGAGGCTTTTCAAACtgccacatatttaataaatcgaATGCCCACTCttgttcttaaaaataaatctccttttgaaattttaatggGAACAACACcagattattcttttcttcgTGTTTTTGGTTCAGCATGTTGGCCTAATTTACGGCCTTATAATCATCATAAATTAGATTTTCGTTCTAAACAGTGTGTGTTTTTGGGATATAGCTCAGATCATAAGGGgtatatttgttttcatattgaGTCTGGCCGTCGCTATATTTCTAGAGACGTTCTCTTTGATGAAACGAGTTTTCCCTTCTCTCGGTCCACGCATACATCTCAGTCAACAGGTCCTCATAACTCCATCAACACATTGGGTCTTCCGCTTGTTCCTTCAACGGATTCAATTTTTACATCCCCTTCATTAATTCAGACCATAACTTCCCAGCCCATATCCTCTCAGCCTGTTGTCTCTACGCAGCCCACTGACTCAATTTCCTCTCCAGACCCTTCTTACTCTACTACACACACATCTCGTCTAAGCCCAATCATCACTCAGCCTCTCCTGGGTCCTGATGTTTCGTCTCCAACAAACCCTAACTCTGCCGCCACTGAGTCTTCGTCTTCTTTCCCGTGTGTCAATCCTCTTATCAATATTTCTGCACCTCACCAACACTCCATGGTCACGAGGTCCCAAACAAATAATCTCCGTCCTCTTCATCGAACAGATGGGACTATTCCCTGGCCTCCTTCCAAACCCACGGCTTCTCTTACCTCtgtttcttcatcatcatctgtCCCTGAAGAACCTTCATCTTTCTCCGAAGCTTCCAAACATCTTGAATGGCGTACTGCCATGGCCACTGAGCTCGACGCTCTCCTCCACAATCAAACCTGGAAACTTGTTTCTCCCTCTTCTGCTTATAATCTTCTCGGGTCCAAGTAGGTTTTAAAGACTAAAAGGCGTGCGGATGGAACACTTGAGCGTCGCAAAGCTAGACTTGTGGCTCAGGGGTTTCATCAGCAACTAGGTCTTGACTACATCGAGACATTTAGTCCGGTTGTAAAACCTATGACTATTCGGCTCCTTCTTTCTCTGGCTATTTCATCTAACTGGGCACTTCATCAACTGGATATACAGAATGCATTCCTTCACGGTGACCTTGAAGAGGACGTGTACATGAAACAGCCACCTGGGTTTGTGCATCCCGATTTTCCTCAGCACGACTGTAAGttacaaaaatcaatttatggTCTGAAACAGGCTCCTAGAGCCTGGTTCGCAAAGCTTAGTGATAAACTGTTGTCTTTAGGATTTCGTAGTTCTTCCTCTGATTCATCATTGTTTATCATGCGTACTAAATTAGATTGTCTGTTTAtccttgtttatgttgatgatattattgtgaCTGGATCCAGTGCACTTGttatttctgattttattgCTGCTCTACGAGCTTCATTTCCTGTAAAGGATCTCGGTTCTCTGCATTATTTCCTCGGTATTGAAGTGTTTCGGCACACTTCTGGTCTTTATTTATCTCAGTCTAAATATATTTCTGACTTGTTGCACAAAACCAACATGCATAATTCTAAGTCTGTTTCAACTCCTATGTCCACCTCAGAAAAATTGACTGCTTTTGATGGTTCCACTTTTGAGGATCCTCAGTGGTATCGTAGTGTTGTTGGCAGCCTACAGTATCTTGCTTTTACTGGTCCTGATATATCATTTGCTGTGAATCGTGTGTGCCAATTTATGCACTATCCTAGTCTTCCTCATTGGACAGCTGTCAAGCGCATTTTGCGCTATCTTAATAACACTCGGTATCTAGGCTTGCATTTTTCCCCCACTCCCTCTCATCAACTAGCTGCCTtctctgatgctgattgggctggatgCCCTGATGATCGCCGATCCACAGGTGGTTTTTGTGTCTATTTTGGGAATCACTTGATTTCTTGGGGATCCAAGAAACAGCCCACTGTTGCTCGATCTTCTACTGAAGCCGAGTACAAATCTGTTGCTAATACTGCTTGTGAGCTTCTTTGGTTGCAGTCTCTTTTAGGAGAACTTggtgtctttctttcttctcctcctaCACTATGGTGTGACAACCTTGGAGCCACCTACCTGTCCATGAATCCAGTTATGCACTCTCGGATCAAACATGTTGAGTTGGACTATCATTTTGTACGTGAAAGGGTGGCGGCTAAATCTCTACAAGTGTCATTCGTGTCTAGCAAAGATCAGATAGCTGATATTCTCACCAAACCACTCTCAACGCCTCAGTATTTACAACTTCGATCAAGCCTTACACTTACTGCAGTACCGCTTGAATCGCGGGGGGATATTAAGGCAGCAGACGTGTGTGCCTCCAAAGACTCTTTTAGAATAAGTTGAGAATACATCTAAAGAATTTCCTTGTAATAAACTAGCCTAGCCAGGTGTCAAATGATGTATGGTAATACTCTGCAAAATCTGTTATGGAAAGGTCTATATATACTGACCTTGGATTTATTGTAATGTGTGTGGAAAACAGATTCtgtaaaatgaaaagagaattcTCTTGAGGAAGTTCATCTAGAACTTTATTCAAACACTTTCTGTGCAAATtcatttaggttgtgtttggatgttgaaatgagttgagttgaattgagttaagatgataaaatattgttagaatattattttttaatattattattattttaagatttgaaaaagttgaatcgtttattatattttgtattgagatttgaaaaagttgtaatgataagttgagataagtttgagatccaaacgaagccttagctTGTTTTAGCACAGCACATGGGATGCCTTTTGTGGAAGATGGTTTGTGGTTTGTTGAATAAGATTTAAAGCAGTTTGGCTATGCTCAGCTGTTTATATATGGGAGGAGGATGGACTCTTCATGCTAAGCTTATTATTTTGGATCTCATCTATTACAATATCAAATTCCCTGATATATTTCAGGATGTTAAGTAAATATCATTAACATTGTGCCAGGGAGataagttaaaagttgaataaaatattgttagaatattattttttaatattattattactttaaaatttaaaaaagttgaattaaaatttaaaaaaattgaattatttattgtattttgtgtgaaattttaaaaaagttataatgatgagatgaattgagataatttatcaAAATCCA is drawn from Juglans regia cultivar Chandler chromosome 5, Walnut 2.0, whole genome shotgun sequence and contains these coding sequences:
- the LOC109007644 gene encoding beta-glucosidase BoGH3B-like isoform X1, coding for MSQVDVLDYCVYRDPNAAVEARIKDLLSRMTLEEKVGQMTMIERRVATHDAIKDLSIGGMMSAAGSGPFGKVKTKSSDWADMVDRFQKSALDSRLGIPLIYGIDAIHGNNSIYGATIFPHNIGLGATRDADLARKIGEATALEVRASGINYTFAPCVAVSRDPRWGRCYESYSEDAGIVRKMTSIVTGLQGQPPPKHPKGYPFVAGRNNVIACAKHFVGDGGTEGGINEGNTILSYEELERIHMAPYLDCISRGVSTIMASYSSWNGRKLHADHFLLTEILKDKLGFKGVVISDWRGLDRLSEPRGSNYRYCISSAINAGIDMVMVPYRYELFVEDLTFLVESGEIQMARIDDAVERILRVKFAASLFEFPFANRSVLDTVGCKLHRDLAREAVRKSLVLLKNGKDPKNPFLPLDRNAKRILVAGTHADDLGYQCGGWTADWKGSSGNIAIGTTILDAIKEAVGNETEVVYEQYPSADTLAHRDFSYAIVAVGEEPYAEILGDNSELVIPFDGADLLSSVAGCIPTLAILVSGRPLVLEPWLLEKTDALIAAWLPGSEGGGIADVVFGDHDFEGRLPVTWFKRVEQLPLHAEMNACDPLFSLGFGLTCNKEKSPN
- the LOC109007644 gene encoding beta-glucosidase BoGH3B-like isoform X2; the protein is MSQVDVLDYCVYRDPNAAVEARIKDLLSRMTLEEKVGQMTMIERRVATHDAIKDLSIGGMMSAAGSGPFGKVKTKSSDWADMVDRFQKSALDSRLGIPLIYGIDAIHGNNSIYGATIFPHNIGLGATRDADLARKIGEATALEVRASGINYTFAPCVAVSRDPRWGRCYESYSEDAGIVRKMTSIVTGLQGQPPPKHPKGYPFVAGRNNVIACAKHFVGDGGTEGGINEGNTILSYEELERIHMAPYLDCISRGVSTIMASYSSWNGRKLHADHFLLTEILKDKLGFKGVVISDWRGLDRLSEPRGSNYRYCISSAINAGIDMVMVPYRYELFVEDLTFLVESGEIQMARIDDAVERILRVKFAASLFEFPFANRSVLDTVGCKLHRDLAREAVRKSLVLLKNGKDPKNPFLPLDRNAKRILVAGTHADDLGYQCGGWTADWKGSSGNIAIDSQRVSLNEVVHT